GGGTGAGCGGCAGTGAAGTCACGGGGGTCAGCCTAGGGGAACGGCCGCCGCGTCCGGCCGGGGTCGTGCCACGATGGAGCCCCCGACAGGAAGTGAGCGCACCGTGATCCCAGCCGTTGTCGACCGTCGATTCCTCGACGAGCACCCCGACGCCGTCCTCGCCGACGTGCGGTGGTACCTCGACGGCCGCTCGGGCCGGGACGCCTGGCTCGGCGGGCACCTCCCCGGCGCCGTGTTCGTCGACCTCAACACCGTGCTCGCGGGGCCGGCCACGCCCGAGGCGGGCCGGCACCCGCTGCCCGAGCCGGAGGCCTTCGCCGAGGCGCTGGCCGCGCTCGGGATCGCGGACTCCGACACCGTCGTCGCCTACGACGACGCGGGCGGCGCCTCCGCCGGCCGACTGGTGTGGCTCCTGCGCAACATCGGGGTGGACGCCGCCCTGCTCGACGGCGGCATCGGTGCCTGGGAGGGGCCGCTCGACACCGGCGAGACCACCCGGCCGGCCGCGGCGTTCGCCGCGCGTCCGTGGGACGCCGCGACCCTGGCCACCATCGACGACGCCGCCACCGCGTTCCACGTCGTCGACGCCCGGGCGGGCGCTCGCTACCGCGGGGAGACCGAGCCCGTCGACCCGCGCGCCGGCCACATCCCGGGCGCGATCAACATCCCGTTCCCCGGCAACCTGGACGCCGACCAGCGCTTCCTGCCGCCCGACGTCCTGCGCGCCCGGTTCGAGGAGGCGGGCATCATCGACGCCTCGGCCGTGGTCGTGTACTGCGGCTCCGGGGTGACGGCGTGCCACAACCTCCTGGCCCTGGAGCACGCCGGCCTGGGTCGCGCCCGGCTCTACCCTGGCTCGTGGTCGCAGTACGCCGCGACGACGCGTCCGGAGGCGACGGGAGCGGCACCGGGGGAGCGGCCGCCGGCCGACCCCGACGGCGTCACCCGCTGAGCCGCGCCCGGCCACGCGCCGGCGGATGCCCGGCCCACCTCCGGTCAGCCTTCGCGCCGGTCGGCGCCCGGACGACCTCGGGTCAGCCTGGTCGGCGCCGGACGACCTCCGGGTCAGCCCTCGGCGGTGTAGTGCTCCTTCAGCGCCGGGTAGTAGTCGTCCCAGGCGACCGCGCCCACATCGCCCCCCGTCTCGGAGGCGACCAGCCGGTCGAGGTAGTACTCCCAGCCCGGGCCGACGTCGGAGGCCGCCTCGGCGGTCAGGT
Above is a window of Propioniciclava coleopterorum DNA encoding:
- a CDS encoding sulfurtransferase, coding for MIPAVVDRRFLDEHPDAVLADVRWYLDGRSGRDAWLGGHLPGAVFVDLNTVLAGPATPEAGRHPLPEPEAFAEALAALGIADSDTVVAYDDAGGASAGRLVWLLRNIGVDAALLDGGIGAWEGPLDTGETTRPAAAFAARPWDAATLATIDDAATAFHVVDARAGARYRGETEPVDPRAGHIPGAINIPFPGNLDADQRFLPPDVLRARFEEAGIIDASAVVVYCGSGVTACHNLLALEHAGLGRARLYPGSWSQYAATTRPEATGAAPGERPPADPDGVTR